In the genome of Naumovozyma dairenensis CBS 421 chromosome 7, complete genome, the window aaaatggaaatatGTATGGTATCAAATGTGTTGCCAGTATATGATCAGTAGGATATTCGCAGTCAgccaaaaaaagaaaaaaagagtTTATTATGATAAAGACCAAATATCAAATTGGAAAGTAATAGTGATACCACTGGAATATGTATATACTATACTTCTTCCCCCGCATGTAGCTTATTTGGTACAGAAGAATTCCAGCACTATTACACATTTAAGTGTctctttttgttttgtttttttatttttttttcaaatttccaaattttcaGTCCGTGTGACACGATGACACAAATACAATTTTTGTTACAATTTATGTCGCAAAAGCCTGTCACAAAAGCCTTCCTATAAACATGTTCTTTCTATGTTATGATTATTGCTTCTGGGATTATTTTCGCCCATGTGGGTAATGGTGTACGATAACTCCATTTCTTCATTCCTGTTGTAGAGTCTAATTGAGTCGATTCATAGCGGTAGGCATGTAGCCATAGTTCGCAGTCACTTAAACCGAGAAGACAATCTCTATCTGAATTGAAGTCACATACTGAACATATGTCATGTTCTAGGTGCTTCCTATTATCTTCTTGCTCCCGTGTTCCTTCTCGTTCTCGAGCAGAATACCAGCTTGCTGCATTCTTAGTTTTCCCAATTTCGTCCaatttagaaatatatttatcgaAACCTTTGGCCTCCTCAATACCATTCCTACCGAGGGTAGGCCCCCATATAGTTGGATCGGAATAAATCACATCATTCGCAATTGGGTGCCCCAAATATTGTAAATGAACTCTAATTTGATGAGTTCTACCTGTTAAAGGTTTACATTTGACAACACTTGTTTGGCCATCATATGAAATCTTTTCGAAGATCGTCTTGGCATTTTTTGCATCCTCATCAGTAATGTCGCATACTGCATTCAATGAAACCTTTCGGTTTACTGACCTTATAGGTTTATCCACTATTATCTCACCCGAGGGGAAATTACCAACAACTCTTGCCACATATTCTTTCGTAACTTCCCTTTCCCTTAATTGAATTGCCATATCATCTGCGCCCTTCGGAGTCTTTGCCAGAAACATTAGGCCACTAGTAGATCTATCTAATCTATTACATGGATGAACAACGTAATTGTACTTTTCTTCCAAAATTTTCGTAACAGTATTAAATCTAAACCTACCAGTCGGATGCACAGGGATCCCACTAGGTTTATCAATGACCAACAAACCTTCATTTTCGAATACAATTCTGATAGGTTCAGATGTGACAACGGGTTCATGACGATGTATTTTATGAGTCAGCATAGCACCATTCTTCACAATACTATCCAATGTAGCAGGTTTATTGTTTATCTCTATCAATCCGGTTCTTATTGCCTTTTCGTAATATGTGTATTCCCGATCTCTAAATTCGTTAACAAATATATCTAGGACATTATGATCTCTCCATCTTTCTTTACAAAACGTCTTGTATGTGAAATAATATGGTTTTATCTTTCTTAGTGGACCAGCTATTATTACTTCATACGGAGGATCAATTTGCTCTTTAGTCTTGTCTTTCTTGTGCTGTACTTGCTGACTTCCGTTTACTTTCAATTTGAAGCCAAAGTCATCACACATAAGATTctgtttcttcttgataGCAGACATTTATTTCAGTGAACTGGAACTGGAGCTATGATATACCGCAGCCACTTCTTTCGTACATCTCTCTTAGTACTCATTCATTCACTCATTCTTGTTTGCATTGTGAAATCCTGGAGGTTTTGtcttaaagaaatttttcatttgaagctcaattaaaaatacatacatacattaGTGTCCAAGATGCTCGGCGGCTATTAGCTAATATAAACTCGACTAATAGACCGCGAACATCACCTCTCCTTCATATTATAAATCCAAGAGTAATAATGGTTTCCTTTCTTTACGTATGTTAACACACATCCCTTGAATTGTCtacaataaataatatataattaataaaattatggCCCCACCTATCCAATAATGCGCTTTATAGTGCATGAACCATGCTACATATCCTACTATCCAATCAATAGTATCGATTGTTTGTTCAGCCAACACTGATATAGACCCTCTCTCAGTTGCTTCTAAACTCTGGAGTAACTGCTGTAATGGAGATGATATCGTCGAAGATTGTCCCACTTCTATTGTGAGATTTACACCTTGATGGTCAGTAAATTGTAGATCTTGAGTTCTTTCAATAGAATGATAGGATATAATACGAGGTTTACCATTATACTTTTTAAACAAGACTCTGTCACACCACGAAGGTGACCTCTTTTTATTAAACTTATTCTTATCTCCAATAATTTCATACTTATATGTAGGAGGGAAAGTAATTTCAGCTTCATCAAACCGTTTAAACGAATCAACACTCTTCAATActtcttgtaattcatcATACTTTGTAGCAAGTGTCTCAATCGTATTAAGATCATTATAATTAGTGTTGATATGTTCCCAACCGTTAACTCTAAAATTCATATCAccgaaaaaaaaataatgcccatctttattatattccaATATCTCTTTAAAGTCTCTATCACAATTATTGATTATCGTTGTAAAATCAGCACATCTTTTCTGCATATTTTCATAACCCTCATTTGCATTCAAGTGACtacaaacaaaaatgaaagTATCATTGTCACCTTCATCTTCGTCCCTGGATAATGCTAATCCTAATCCAACGCCACCTTTCAAATTGGAGCCAAACATACCACATTTAGTCCTTGATCTCCATACCTTCTCTATATGTAATGAATTCCTACAAACAACGACTAATGACGTAGCACCAACGTAATCAGAACCAACGAGGCTATATTCTATACTATCTTTTCTAAATCGCTCATTTAGAACTTTTATAATGgtctttgaaagaatatcattatatgaTTGCATAACTGTAGGTAAAGACCCTTCCCATATCATTGATAATTCTTGGAATCCAAAAGCATATATATCAGCGGCAATCAGATGAGAACCAtccttattttttttaaggGCTGGGATTAAATGTTGGATTATTCGTTCCACATTAATAGAGTTCTCTAAGGGGGAAATCTTACCACAATTTAAAGTTGATATCGAAACTTTCCAAtccttcttcatctgtGACATAGCCGATggtttctttctttccCTAGCTTCTTTTTGTCATATTCCTTTGTCATGTACTATCTCCATAGCTTAAGTTCCCCTTTGTAGTTCAAAAGTTAAATACATAACGCTATCTAcgtattatttattctctACAAAGgaatattgaaagatgaaaCTAAAAAGGGAATAACAGAGGGATCATTAACCTCTTATCTGTAAGTAATTGTACGGATAAGTGAACATCTTTATACGCATTATATACCTAAGACTATGGTAGCATTATCTTGTTTATACATATGTATACATTTTCCCCTTAGTTTCTTGAATTAATGACTTCATTAGAAATGGAAACAACCAGATCGTGTAATTCCTTTGGACCACTTGAGGCAATAACACCTTTAGTTTTCAAAGTTCTACCATTACCAAAATCTAATGGAACATTATCCAAAGAATCAGTATGGAATCCACCAGCTTCATGGACAATAACATTACCAGCACCATGATCCCAAATTTTTTCCTCGTAAGATAATTTTATTGGTAAACGTAAATAAAGATCAGCTAAACCTTGAGCCAACAAACAATATTTCACTTGAGAATCTAAATGTAAAGATTTTGTGACACctaattttgatttaatttgAGATTGTTCATCATGAGAAGAATGTGATTTCTCGACACCTTCCAAGGAAATCATATCCTTAGTTTCTGGTAATTGTCTAACATGAATCTTAATCCAATCTACAGGATTGGAAGCAACAGAATAGAAAGCACCATGGCCTCTAACAGCACGATACAAATATCCAAACGATTCAAACCCTGGCAAATCTTTCACATTTGTATCataatcattcaatttcaaatttggaCAACCAATACAACCAACTTGCACAACACCATCCACAATCAAAGCTAGACAAACAGCAAATTGTTCACCTCTCAAGAATCCCTTCGTTCCATCAATTGGGTCCAGGCACCAAAATCTACCCTTATCTCCACCTTCATAATTCCCTAAATTGAGTACCGTCTTAACATCCGAAATACTTTGTAAGGGGAATTGTTCATTAGTGAAACTCATACCTTCAGTATCATCGTACCCCTGATCCTTATAAATTTGATCattcaaatgaatttctttcaaaatttcacCAACGAATGCATCATCCAACCCGTCAGAGGATTCTTCACCAACGACATTATCCTGTGGGAAATTAGCCTTAATGGCATTAATTATGATAGTCTGAGCAGCAAAATCACCAATAGTGACAGGAGAACTATCACTTTTAGTGATTGTGGTGGAGGAACGATGTGCAATCACTTGAGATTGGATTCGTTTGGTTAGAAGGGATGCCTTGCGGACTGCTTGGGTCGCTACTAgtaattccttttcaaatGGCATTCTTATGTGATCTTGCTTTTCTGATATGGCTGTGTTATTTCCCCCAAAAACAGACGAATGGGTTCTTATGTATCCATTgtttcttgaattattgttgttgtttcttgATATTTGAATGTATAAATGTGTGGtgatattttattgttCACGTGGAATTGCGACTATCAGGGAAGTGTAAAATCGGTGTAAAAGACAGGGTTCTTTTACAGCCATAAGGATAAAGAGTTaaatatactatactaCGTATGATACCTTTTAAGTAAAATACCTATAGACTATAGAAGTGTTTATTGGAATATTGAGAGAAACACAAGATGTGGCGATGGAAGTGTCTGGAGCAAGATCCTTGTGATAAGGCTTCAGCATCCGTGGATGGCAACTATTAACGAGACATCCAAATGCACCTCGAATACTACCCCAATTAGGCGCATTAGGATGCATATAATCAACCACTTCTGAAGTGTCACCTTGGTGTTGTAACACGTATATAGATCCCAAAGCCCCatagatatataaatgttACGTACCTACTTATATAATATAGCTCTGTCActtttttccaaaatatgaaaagtgaaaaattttcgCGGGAAGTTACGTAAGGCGTGGTTTACACTATGTCAagagatgagatgagatgagatgagatgagatgagatgagatggGATGAGGTTAAAAGAGTGATTGAGCGTGTGAATAAACTGTCATATATACGTTGACACAACCTGCACAGCTATCAACTCAACTCTGGAAGACAATAGCATAACATTGCAATGGCGTTGAAGGAAAAGCGAACAAGAGATACAGCGGTCGATTCATCAGACAGTGAGAATGACGCTGCTGATTTCGATATTGCTACTGACATTGCTTTAAACGCTAGTGACTCTGATGATGCCTCGTCTGATTCAGATAATGAAGACGTTCAAGATGTTATCGACTACAGTGACAGTGAACACCAACAAGAGGATAACAAAATTGCACGTAAGGAGAAACAGAAGAAGCAAGATATCGATAAAAGTTTCCcaattcttgaattatCCGATGACGAAGATACCAAGAAGAAGAGTAACAGCAAAAACAATGGTAGtgacaatgatgatgacgatgacaTTAACGCATACTTCTCTACAACGAATCTAGAGAAATCCAAGCACAAGAAAGGTAGTTTCCCCAGTTTTGGTCTCTCCAAAATAATCGTAACAAATATCACCAAGAGAGGGTTCCGTCAACCCACCCCCATCCAACGTAAAACCATCCCATTAATCCTTCAAAATAGAGACATTGTTGGTATGGCTAGAACAGGGTCAGGGAAAACAGCTGCATTTATCTTGCCCATgattagaaaaattaagaCTCATTCAAGTAAGATTGGTGCTCGTGCAGTGATCTTATCTCCTTCAAGAGAATTAGCCATGCAAACTCATAACGTCTTTAAGGAATTCTCTAAGGGGACCCAATTACGTAGTGTCCTATTGACAGGTGGTGATTCATTAGAGGATCAATTCGgtatgatgatgaataatCCTGACGTGATTATCGCAACTCCAGGTAGATTCTTACATTTGAAAGTGGAAATGAGTTtagatttgaaaagtaTAGAATATGCAGTGTTCGATGAAGCTGACAGATTGTTCGAAATGGGGTTCCAAgatcaattaaatgaattattggCTTCTTTGCCTTCTAATAGACAAACTTTATTGTTTTCTGCGACATTACCAAGTTCTTTGGTTGATTTCGCTAAGGCTGGGTTGACTAATCCTGTTTTGGTGAGGTTAGATGCAGAATCTAAGATCTCCGAGAATTTAGAAATGTTATTTCTATCAActaaaaatgatgaaagaGAAGCAAACTTACTATACCTATTACAAGATGTTATTAAAATCCCATTAGCTACAAAGGAACAACAGAGAAAGTTCAAtgatcaaaataaaaaagataaCGAATCTGATTCCGATGCTGacgacaacaacaacaataataaaaacaagaaaaaacGTAAGTTTAAAAAGGAAAGGTTACCACCAGCAAACCAATTACCATCAGAAAAGGCCACTATTCTTTTCGTACCAACACGTCATCACGTCGAATATATCTCTCAATTACTAAAGGATTCAGGGTATCTGATCTCATACATATACGGTACATTAGATCAACATGCACGTAAGCGTCAATTATATAACTTCAGAACTGGGCTAACGTCCATCCTTGTAGTTACGGATGTCGCCGCAAGAGGTGTGGATATCCCCATGTTAGCTAATGTGATTAATTTCTCATTACCTGCATCATCTAAGATTTTCATTCATCGTGTTGGGAGAACTGCAAGAGCTGGTAATAGAGGTTGGGCTTATTCCATTGTTTCAGAATCTGAATTACCATATTTATTGGATTTGGAATTGTTTTTAGGAAAGAAGATAATGTTAACTCCTATGTATGATTCACTTTGTgaaattatgaaaaataaatggaTTGCTGAGGGCAATGATGAGTCCAGTTTTGTGAATCCAAAGATCGCTTATACTGATAGATTGATCTTGGGGTCTGCTCCAAGATTGGAAGTGGAAGGTTTAGGTGACCTTTATAAGAATATGATgcaaaataattttgaattgaaattgattaaagATGTCGCCATGAAagctgaaaaattatattttagaACTCGTACTTCTGCATCTCCAGAATCATTGAAGAGaagtaaagaaattattgcATCAGGTTGGGATGAACAAAATGTCCTTTTTGGCAAGaatcaagaaaaggaaaaattggattttcttgcaaaattacaaaacagaagaaataaagaaactGTATTTGAATTCTCAAGGAACcctgatgatgaaatgtCTGTATTTatgaagagaagaagacgTCAATTAGCTCCAATTCAAAGAAAGGCTCGTGAAAGAAAGgaattattacaaatggaaaaaatgGCTGGACTAACTCATTCtgttgaagatgaaattcTTAAAGGTGATGACAATGAAGCAGGTTATTCTGTTTCGGAAGACACATTAAAACAACAATTCCAAGATGCTGATGAACTTTTAGCagatcaagaaaataaatccaaaaaagataagaaaagtaagaaatcattcaaagaTCCAAACTTCTTCTTGAGTCATTATGCTCCTGCTGGAGATATTCAAGATAaacaattagaattaaCCACCGGGTTTGTTAATGATGCTGCCAAGGTTGCGTATGATCTAAACAATGACGATAAAGTACAAGTTCATAAGCAAACCGCCATGGTTAAATGGGATaaaaagaggaagaagTACGTTAATACGCAAGGTCTTGATAATAAGAAGTATATTATAGGTGAAGGTGGTCAAAAGATAGCAGCAAGTTTCAGATCAGGAAAATTCGACGAATGGGCcaagaagagaaagatGAAACCATTGAAAGTTGGAGCAAGAGAAACAACTATACCATCGAATATATTGGCTAATCCAACTAATGGATCTCATGGTTCACAAGGTAATACAATACGTGGTAAATTCAAGCATAAACAAATGAAAGCTCCAAAGATGCCTGATAAACATAGAGATGATTACCATatacaaaagaagaaagtcGAGAAGGCCCTTGCGAATGGTATTCAAGTCAGAGGTTATGGTAATGCTCCAGGAATGAgcaatgaattgaaatcgACTGAACAAATCATGAAAGATAGAAACgttaaagaaaacaaacGCGCAAAGAATGCTCGTCCAAGCAAGAGGAGGAAATTTTAATCTCACATTCTGTctcttttattttactttaagaagtattattattattattatcattattcatATAATCATATATACTGTacaatataaaaaaacaacaagctgccaattagatgatgacgactcatatcatcaaaatcaGTACTTTGTTGGGAACGTAGGATAAGACGAAGCACCACAACATAGTAAAACAAATAGTCTGATGTCATCTTGTCAAATACTGTATATCTTCTTTTGCCATCCCTACTTTTGGAATATTGAGTAATGATTCCTATACATCTTGATATTGGATGGACAAAAAGATTACGTCGGTTACCAGCATACTTCAGTACCACCAACAGTCCAGGAAAACGATAGGGCCCGAAAGCAGAAAAGTAAACCATACGCATAACAAAGACCCCCATTCCAGTGAAATTGTTGTCATAAAATTAATGCGTATCGAGAATTATTTGATGGTGTTAAAGCCTTTGCCACTTACGGTATCTTAGTTCGTGTCACCACTTCTATGGACACTAATGCTGACGATATGTTCTTTAACAGAAACGTAAGTGAATCTTGGAACTGGacttcaaatatttatcataaaGTTGTCCAAGCTTACcaagattataaaaaattcaacaCGAAAGTAGTTCCTCCAGGTGCTGTCCTGATCTCTTCCAAGAGGGTTTCCAAAGCATACCTCCAAGTATTTTACAATGATGTAAAGAACTGCTTTGAAAAAAACCTTAACGATATTAAGGAATTTTATGACAACTTACTGACAGTGTCTGCGGCTGCTGACTGCGTCTTGAACTCTCGCCATGCTGTCATGAACGAAAATAGAAGTGTTCCCAAAGTTTCATTGCTATTGTTGTTCCCTCATTTCCTCTTATAAAGAATCTGTCCGTCATTAAAGCCGACACCTGTACCTGCTAAGGAGGCCATCATGAGGAGGGTTGTCATAATATTCCTTAAGATCATTAAGATTGCGTGGCGAGAGTTCAAGACACAGTCAGCAGCCGCAGACACTGTCAGTAAGTTGTCATAAAATTCCTTAATATCGTTAAGAGTTTTTTCAAAGCAGTTCTTCACATCATTATAAAATACTTGGATGTTAagttttggaaaaaatcTTGGAAGAAGAGATAAGGACAGCATCTGGAAGAAGAACTTTGGTGGAGTTTTTCGTAATCTTCATAGGCTTGAACAAGCttatgataaatatttgaagtCCAATCCCGAGATTCACTGACGTTTCTGTCGAAGGACATACCATTAACATTCATGTCCACAGAAGTTGTGATACTTTAAGTAGCAAATGTTTTAACACCATCAAATAGTTCTCTATATGCATTACTTTTATGAACAACAGGAATCTCAGATACCAAACTTGTCCAATTGTAAGAACAAATTCTCATCATAAGGATCCACAAAGCATAATAATCACTGTTGGAGTGAACTGCATATAACCAACTGCTTATGGAATTGGCGtcttcaataaaatattcGGGAATTTCAACAGTAGCAGCAAATGGCAATCTATCTACAATTTTGGCtagaaacaaaaatggTGTCACTAATCTAGCATACTTCCCTCTTGTTTCTTACGTATAATTCCTTGGAAACGCTCCTCTGGAGGTGGGAGTTATCGTAGGAATGATGGATATTTTTACGGTGGTATAACCTTCTTACTTCAGGGCACCATGTAGAGAATGCTCCTAACGATACATTTTGCATAAGATTCAGATCACAGTAATAATTGTAAACATTACTGTAATCCTCCTTGTATTTGCTTGTCC includes:
- the RIB2 gene encoding bifunctional DRAP deaminase/tRNA pseudouridine synthase RIB2 (similar to Saccharomyces cerevisiae PUS9 (YDL036C) and RIB2 (YOL066C); ancestral locus Anc_3.154) encodes the protein MSAIKKKQNLMCDDFGFKLKVNGSQQVQHKKDKTKEQIDPPYEVIIAGPLRKIKPYYFTYKTFCKERWRDHNVLDIFVNEFRDREYTYYEKAIRTGLIEINNKPATLDSIVKNGAMLTHKIHRHEPVVTSEPIRIVFENEGLLVIDKPSGIPVHPTGRFRFNTVTKILEEKYNYVVHPCNRLDRSTSGLMFLAKTPKGADDMAIQLREREVTKEYVARVVGNFPSGEIIVDKPIRSVNRKVSLNAVCDITDEDAKNAKTIFEKISYDGQTSVVKCKPLTGRTHQIRVHLQYLGHPIANDVIYSDPTIWGPTLGRNGIEEAKGFDKYISKLDEIGKTKNAASWYSAREREGTREQEDNRKHLEHDICSVCDFNSDRDCLLGLSDCELWLHAYRYESTQLDSTTGMKKWSYRTPLPTWAKIIPEAIIIT
- the INP54 gene encoding phosphoinositide 5-phosphatase INP54 (similar to Saccharomyces cerevisiae INP54 (YOL065C); ancestral locus Anc_3.155) encodes the protein MSQMKKDWKVSISTLNCGKISPLENSINVERIIQHLIPALKKNKDGSHLIAADIYAFGFQELSMIWEGSLPTVMQSYNDILSKTIIKVLNERFRKDSIEYSLVGSDYVGATSLVVVCRNSLHIEKVWRSRTKCGMFGSNLKGGVGLGLALSRDEDEGDNDTFIFVCSHLNANEGYENMQKRCADFTTIINNCDRDFKEILEYNKDGHYFFFGDMNFRVNGWEHINTNYNDLNTIETLATKYDELQEVLKSVDSFKRFDEAEITFPPTYKYEIIGDKNKFNKKRSPSWCDRVLFKKYNGKPRIISYHSIERTQDLQFTDHQGVNLTIEVGQSSTISSPLQQLLQSLEATERGSISVLAEQTIDTIDWIVGYVAWFMHYKAHYWIGGAIILLIIYYLL
- the MET22 gene encoding 3'(2'),5'-bisphosphate nucleotidase (similar to Saccharomyces cerevisiae MET22 (YOL064C); ancestral locus Anc_3.157): MPFEKELLVATQAVRKASLLTKRIQSQVIAHRSSTTITKSDSSPVTIGDFAAQTIIINAIKANFPQDNVVGEESSDGLDDAFVGEILKEIHLNDQIYKDQGYDDTEGMSFTNEQFPLQSISDVKTVLNLGNYEGGDKGRFWCLDPIDGTKGFLRGEQFAVCLALIVDGVVQVGCIGCPNLKLNDYDTNVKDLPGFESFGYLYRAVRGHGAFYSVASNPVDWIKIHVRQLPETKDMISLEGVEKSHSSHDEQSQIKSKLGVTKSLHLDSQVKYCLLAQGLADLYLRLPIKLSYEEKIWDHGAGNVIVHEAGGFHTDSLDNVPLDFGNGRTLKTKGVIASSGPKELHDLVVSISNEVINSRN
- the DBP10 gene encoding ATP-dependent RNA helicase DBP10 (similar to Saccharomyces cerevisiae DBP10 (YDL031W); ancestral locus Anc_3.159) is translated as MALKEKRTRDTAVDSSDSENDAADFDIATDIALNASDSDDASSDSDNEDVQDVIDYSDSEHQQEDNKIARKEKQKKQDIDKSFPILELSDDEDTKKKSNSKNNGSDNDDDDDINAYFSTTNLEKSKHKKGSFPSFGLSKIIVTNITKRGFRQPTPIQRKTIPLILQNRDIVGMARTGSGKTAAFILPMIRKIKTHSSKIGARAVILSPSRELAMQTHNVFKEFSKGTQLRSVLLTGGDSLEDQFGMMMNNPDVIIATPGRFLHLKVEMSLDLKSIEYAVFDEADRLFEMGFQDQLNELLASLPSNRQTLLFSATLPSSLVDFAKAGLTNPVLVRLDAESKISENLEMLFLSTKNDEREANLLYLLQDVIKIPLATKEQQRKFNDQNKKDNESDSDADDNNNNNKNKKKRKFKKERLPPANQLPSEKATILFVPTRHHVEYISQLLKDSGYLISYIYGTLDQHARKRQLYNFRTGLTSILVVTDVAARGVDIPMLANVINFSLPASSKIFIHRVGRTARAGNRGWAYSIVSESELPYLLDLELFLGKKIMLTPMYDSLCEIMKNKWIAEGNDESSFVNPKIAYTDRLILGSAPRLEVEGLGDLYKNMMQNNFELKLIKDVAMKAEKLYFRTRTSASPESLKRSKEIIASGWDEQNVLFGKNQEKEKLDFLAKLQNRRNKETVFEFSRNPDDEMSVFMKRRRRQLAPIQRKARERKELLQMEKMAGLTHSVEDEILKGDDNEAGYSVSEDTLKQQFQDADELLADQENKSKKDKKSKKSFKDPNFFLSHYAPAGDIQDKQLELTTGFVNDAAKVAYDLNNDDKVQVHKQTAMVKWDKKRKKYVNTQGLDNKKYIIGEGGQKIAASFRSGKFDEWAKKRKMKPLKVGARETTIPSNILANPTNGSHGSQGNTIRGKFKHKQMKAPKMPDKHRDDYHIQKKKVEKALANGIQVRGYGNAPGMSNELKSTEQIMKDRNVKENKRAKNARPSKRRKF
- the NDAI0G02880 gene encoding uncharacterized protein codes for the protein MGVFVMRMVYFSAFGPYRFPGLLVVLKYAGNRRNLFVHPISRCIGIITQYSKSRDGKRRYTVFDKMTSDYLFYYVVVLRLILRSQQSTDFDDMSRHHLIGSLLFFYIVQYI